One Vicinamibacterales bacterium DNA window includes the following coding sequences:
- a CDS encoding DUF4340 domain-containing protein, whose protein sequence is MKGLRSFLLLLVAAAALGGYLYYDSKHEPSDEKKQDKAFADLQSDKIDQVTIKSAKGEATTAAKQGDKWQETKPASVPADEAEVSGITTNLASLSVSRVIDEQPSDYKQYGLEPARIEVRFRSGGQERALLLGQKTPTGTDLYARLPDKPRVFLVPSYVETTFDKSPFDLRDKTILKIDRDKVDGVTIDAAGRTITVAKQGVDWRLTAPIGARADFSAIEGLIGRLNSTQMKAIASNDADANALKEFGLDKPAATVHVTSGSAQAALAIGKSAGDGIVYARDLARPMVFTVESALADELKKPIDDFRLKDLFDARAFNTTRIEIVRGAQTLAYEKDKDTWKQVTPLAKPADGAKLDALITALTNARATGFVDSAPALDAPEMTAALKFDEGKQEKVAFARQGTDAFARRDGDKGAAKIDASALDAIAKALDALK, encoded by the coding sequence ATGAAAGGGCTCCGTTCCTTTCTCCTGCTGCTGGTGGCAGCCGCCGCGCTGGGCGGCTACCTCTACTACGACTCGAAGCATGAGCCGTCCGACGAGAAGAAGCAGGACAAGGCCTTCGCGGACCTGCAGTCGGACAAGATCGATCAGGTCACGATCAAGTCCGCCAAGGGAGAGGCGACGACCGCCGCGAAACAGGGAGACAAGTGGCAGGAGACCAAGCCCGCCAGCGTGCCGGCGGACGAAGCGGAGGTCTCGGGCATCACGACCAACCTCGCCTCGCTGAGCGTCTCGCGGGTCATCGACGAGCAGCCGTCCGACTACAAGCAGTACGGCCTCGAGCCGGCGCGCATCGAAGTCAGGTTCCGCAGCGGCGGCCAGGAGCGCGCGCTGCTGCTCGGACAGAAGACGCCGACCGGCACCGATCTCTACGCGCGCCTTCCCGACAAGCCGCGCGTGTTCCTGGTCCCCTCCTACGTCGAGACGACGTTCGACAAGTCGCCTTTCGATCTGCGTGACAAGACCATTCTCAAGATTGATCGCGACAAGGTCGACGGCGTCACGATCGACGCCGCCGGCCGCACGATCACCGTGGCGAAGCAGGGAGTCGACTGGCGCCTGACCGCGCCGATCGGGGCGCGCGCCGATTTCAGCGCGATCGAGGGGCTGATCGGGCGGCTGAACTCGACCCAGATGAAGGCGATCGCGTCGAACGACGCCGACGCGAATGCGCTGAAGGAGTTCGGCCTCGACAAGCCCGCCGCGACGGTGCACGTCACGTCTGGCAGCGCGCAGGCGGCGCTGGCGATCGGCAAGAGCGCCGGCGACGGCATCGTCTACGCCAGGGACCTCGCGCGCCCGATGGTGTTCACGGTGGAGTCGGCGCTCGCCGACGAGCTGAAGAAGCCGATCGACGATTTCCGGCTGAAGGATCTCTTCGACGCGCGCGCCTTCAACACTACCCGCATCGAGATCGTCCGCGGCGCCCAGACGCTCGCCTACGAGAAGGACAAGGACACCTGGAAGCAGGTGACGCCATTGGCCAAGCCGGCCGACGGCGCAAAGCTTGACGCGCTCATCACCGCGCTCACCAACGCGCGCGCCACCGGGTTCGTCGACTCGGCCCCGGCACTCGACGCTCCCGAGATGACGGCAGCCCTGAAGTTCGACGAGGGCAAGCAGGAGAAGGTCGCCTTCGCACGCCAGGGAACCGACGCGTTCGCGCGCCGCGACGGCGACAAGGGCGCCGCCAAGATCGACGCTTCCGCACTCGACGCCATCGCCAAGGCGCTCGATGCGCTCAAGTAG